A single Streptomyces sp. 2114.4 DNA region contains:
- a CDS encoding vancomycin high temperature exclusion protein: MRGQEPGPVRRAGLRVRQRAQSGIRRIRLPRTRRDRRRAYQAVVALTVLALAPATWMNASAGPRVRSVADAPAAPVAIVFGAGLWNGAPSPYLAHRLDAAAALYDRGTVRAVLVTGDNSRDDYDEPDAMRAYLLRHGVPARKIVSDYAGFDTWDSCSRAHRVFGVDRAVLVSQGFHIRRALALCTAAGVDSYGVGVAAKHDVTWAYGGVREIFAAGKAAADALLRPDPHFLGPHEKGVAEALRQRPATPSSTITPGTPARRG; this comes from the coding sequence ATGCGAGGGCAGGAACCGGGGCCGGTGCGGCGCGCAGGGCTGCGCGTACGGCAGCGCGCACAGAGCGGAATACGCCGGATACGGCTGCCGCGGACCCGGCGTGACCGGCGCCGCGCCTATCAGGCCGTCGTCGCCCTGACGGTGCTGGCGCTGGCGCCCGCGACCTGGATGAACGCATCGGCGGGCCCCCGGGTGCGCAGTGTCGCGGACGCGCCCGCCGCACCCGTCGCCATCGTCTTCGGCGCGGGACTGTGGAACGGCGCGCCGTCCCCGTACCTCGCCCACCGGCTGGACGCGGCCGCCGCGCTGTACGACCGGGGCACGGTCCGCGCGGTCCTGGTCACCGGCGACAACAGCCGGGACGACTACGACGAGCCGGATGCGATGCGCGCTTACCTGCTGCGGCACGGCGTCCCGGCCCGCAAGATCGTCAGCGACTACGCGGGCTTCGACACCTGGGACTCCTGCAGCCGTGCGCACCGGGTCTTCGGCGTGGACCGGGCGGTACTGGTCAGCCAGGGCTTCCACATCCGGCGCGCGCTGGCGCTGTGCACGGCGGCCGGGGTCGACTCGTACGGCGTCGGGGTGGCCGCGAAGCACGATGTGACCTGGGCTTACGGCGGTGTCCGGGAGATCTTCGCGGCCGGGAAGGCAGCGGCGGACGCGCTGCTGCGGCCCGATCCGCACTTCCTCGGACCGCACGAGAAGGGGGTGGCGGAGGCGCTGCGTCAGCGCCCCGCCACCCCCTCAAGCACGATCACGCCTGGGACGCCCGCGCGTAGAGGTTGA
- a CDS encoding adenosine deaminase, translating into MASSPSSPSAATAPAPLPKAELHLHIEGTLEPELAFALAERNGVALPYSTEDELRRAYSFDDLQSFLNLYYALMAVLRTEDDFADLAHAYLARAREQGVRHAEIFFDPQAHTARGVPIATVINGLARALDSAQETYGISTRLIMCFLRDESADSALATFEAARPFLDKITAVGLDSAEVGHPPSKFKEVFALAREAGLKCVAHAGEEGPPAYVWEALDVLGVDRIDHGVRSLEDERLVARLAAEQVPLTVCPLSNVRLRVIDDLADHPLPAMLDAGLLVTVNSDDPAYFGGYAGDNFTAVRDALGLDAETLRTLARNSFRASFLDEADRAAYLREVDAHGA; encoded by the coding sequence GTGGCTTCCTCCCCGTCCTCCCCCTCCGCCGCAACCGCCCCCGCGCCGCTGCCCAAAGCGGAGCTGCATCTGCACATCGAGGGCACCCTGGAGCCCGAACTGGCCTTCGCGCTCGCCGAGCGCAACGGCGTCGCCCTGCCGTACTCCACCGAGGACGAGCTGCGCCGCGCCTACTCCTTCGACGATCTGCAGTCGTTCCTGAACCTCTACTACGCGCTGATGGCCGTACTGCGCACCGAGGACGACTTCGCCGACCTCGCCCACGCCTACCTCGCCCGCGCCCGGGAACAGGGCGTACGGCACGCCGAGATCTTCTTCGACCCGCAGGCGCACACCGCGCGCGGCGTCCCGATCGCGACGGTCATCAACGGCCTGGCCCGCGCGCTCGACAGCGCCCAGGAGACCTACGGCATCAGCACCCGCCTGATCATGTGCTTCCTGCGCGACGAGAGCGCCGATTCCGCCCTGGCGACGTTCGAGGCTGCCCGCCCCTTCCTCGACAAGATCACCGCCGTCGGCCTGGACTCCGCCGAGGTGGGGCACCCGCCGTCGAAGTTCAAGGAGGTCTTCGCGCTGGCCCGGGAGGCCGGGCTCAAGTGCGTGGCGCACGCGGGGGAGGAGGGGCCCCCGGCGTATGTGTGGGAGGCCCTGGACGTCCTCGGCGTGGACCGGATCGACCACGGGGTGCGCTCCCTGGAGGACGAGCGGCTGGTGGCCCGACTGGCGGCCGAGCAGGTGCCGCTCACCGTCTGCCCGCTGTCCAACGTCCGGCTGCGGGTCATCGACGACCTCGCCGACCACCCGCTGCCCGCGATGCTGGACGCCGGACTGCTGGTGACCGTCAACTCCGACGACCCGGCCTACTTCGGCGGCTACGCGGGCGACAACTTCACCGCCGTACGCGACGCCCTCGGCCTCGATGCCGAGACGCTGCGTACCCTCGCCCGCAACTCCTTCCGCGCCTCCTTCCTCGACGAGGCGGACCGCGCGGCGTATCTGCGGGAGGTCGACGCGCACGGGGCGTAG